A single Lactuca sativa cultivar Salinas chromosome 8, Lsat_Salinas_v11, whole genome shotgun sequence DNA region contains:
- the LOC111916958 gene encoding eukaryotic translation initiation factor 4B2, with translation MSKIWGNIGAWAAEAERAEAEEKEQEAAAAAAAAAAPPQSYPSLKEAVNTNKGKKKTKMTLQEFTMGGAGGIGGGGSRRDLAFEQKGLTPEEMMRLPTGPKERSAEEMQYGRIGGGFSSYGGGRSGGGPRMRDREADGDGSWGNNRRSYGGFDDDRRGPPSRGPEYEQTSRADEVDNWAMAKKPMTPSFDAGSRPNRYSSLGGGGGLSAGGGGGGGFSRADEIDNWAMNKKPVPPARSSNFGSGFRDSGGPEPDRWSRGVVPRDGNQERLPERRRLVLDPPKGESSLTQPIVKTNKPNPFGNARPREEILAEKGLDWKKADLELEAKKINSRPTSSHSNSRPGSAHSGRSAEGSVSLQGLEKPRPKVNPFGDAKPREVLLQEKGVDYRKIDSELERRRLGRLETEAEKNLKEEIDNLRREFEKEKETELHEMIVEKERELEQLSHDLDDKLRFSQKTFERPGSGAGRPPSQSGSFDDSRSVDFSDRPKSRDDRRGGFGGGNGKDRGFLGNTDLSRSSSRERW, from the exons ATGTCGAAAATATGGGGGAATATCGGCGCCTGGGCGGCGGAAGCGGAGCGTGCAGAGGCCGAAGAGAAAGAACAAGAGGCCGCAGCAGCGGCGGCAGCCGCGGCTGCTCCACCACAGAGTTATCCGAGCTTGAAAGAGGCGGTGAACACTAACAAAGGGAAGAAAAAGACGAAGATGACCTTGCAGGAGTTCACGATGGGCGGAGCTGGAGGTATCGGCGGTGGAGGTTCGCGTCGAGACTTGGCTTTCGAGCAGAAAGGATTGACTCCTGAAGAGATGATGCGGCTTCCGACCGGGCCGAAAGAGCGGTCTGCAGAAGAAATGCAATACGGGAGGATAGGCGGTGGTTTCTCGTCGTACGGAGGCGGTCGGTCTGGCGGAGGTCCTAGGATGAGAGATAGAGAAGCCGATGGTGACGGTTCATGGGGGAATAATCGGAGATCTTACGGTGGATTTGATGATGATCGTAGAGGTCCGCCTTCTCGGGGCCCGGAATACGAACAAACATCTAGGGCTGATGAGGTTGATAATTGGGCAATGGCGAAGAAACCTATGACTCCTTCATTTGATGCTGGTAGTAGACCTAACCGCTACAGTTCTCTTGGTGGAGGCGGCGGCCTTAGcgcaggaggaggaggaggagggggaTTTTCTAGGGCTGATGAGATTGACAATTGGGCAATGAATAAGAAGCCTGTACCACCTGCTAGATCTTCTAACTTCGGTTCTGGTTTTCGTGATTCTGGAGGACCTGAACCTGACCGTTGGAGTAGGGGAGTTGTGCCTCGCGATGGTAACCAGGAACGGCTACCAGAGCGCCGGCGTTTGGTACTCGATCCACCTAAGGGTGAAAGTTCTCTGACTCAGCCCATCGTCAAGACAAATAAACCAAATCCTTTTGGGAATGCAAGGCCGAGAGAAGAGATATTAGCCGAGAAAGGTTTGGATTGGAAGAAAGCGGATTTAGAACTTGAAGCTAAGAAAATCAACAGTCGACCCACAAGCTCTCATTCTAACAGCAGGCCTGGGAGTGCACATTCTGGGAGGTCGGCAGAGGGTTCGGTTTCATTGCAGGGATTAGAGAAGCCTAGGCCTAAGGTGAATCCTTTCGGTGATGCTAAGCCTCGGGAAGTCTTGCTTCAGGAGAAAGGTGTTGATTATCGGAAGATTGATTCAGAGTTGGAGCGGCGGCGCCTTGGCAG GTTGGAGACAGAGGCAGAGAAGAACTTAAAGGAAGAAATAGATAATTTGAGAAGGGAGtttgagaaagagaaagagacagAGTTACATGAAATGATAGTTGAGAAAGAAAGGGAGCTGGAACAATTAAGCCATGATCTGGATGATAAACTTCGGTTCAGTCAAAAAACATTTGAAAGACCAGGTTCTGGAGCAGGAAGACCGCCTTCTCAATCTGGTTCCTTTGATGACTCCAGAAGTGTTGACTTCTCAGACAGGCCTAAATCCCGTGATGACAGAAGAGGAGGTTTTGGTGGTGGAAATGGAAAAGATAGAGGTTTTTTGGGTAACACTGATCTTTCcag GTCTAGCTCAAGGGAGAGATGGTGA